The sequence TCTGCTATTTCCATACATACCACACCATGATGGAGTTCTCCAGGATGATCAGTATATGAAGTTTTGGAAAATCCGTAATTGAACTGGATTTTATTAAAAAACGGATTAAAAATTAACAATATGAACAGGATGTTGGATGTGATGTGGGATAATATGTCGGATGGTCCGTTGGATGTGAATAGATGGTAGTCATTGTAATTTCCTCTGAATATGAATATGGAACAGAGGAAGTGGCTGGCACATTTGTCAGTTGTGGAGTCCCATTTGGATCATCACAAATTCCATCATAATTCATATCCGGACAGGGGATTACTCTTGTGGGAATAATGGTTGGACCTATTACTGGTGGAGAATCCTTCGGGGTGTATATATCCTCCCTTCGGTTGTCTTGGATAATATTGTCTTCAAGGATAGTGTTCACACTTCCAACTGTATCGATTCCATAGAGATTCTTTTCAATGGTATTTCTTTTTACCAGATTGTTAGATGACCCGTCTTTGATTGCTAGACCTTTATATGAATTACCAGAAAGGAGACAGTTTTCGATGAGGCTGTTATTAGATCCATATAGGCCGATTCCTATTGTGTTGTGTGACAGGGTGCAACTATCAATATGAAGTTGATCCAGTTGTTTTCCAATAATAGCATTTGTTGTGCCTTCTATTACCATATCCCTGATTACCACATTTTTCAGTTTTCCAAAATCCGGTGACTGTATGAGGATAGCATTCTGATCTATCGGAGTATTATCGATAAACTGAACACTTATACCTTCAATTCTTTTTCCTTCACCCTGAATGATAACATCAGAAGACATGATAGTAATGATCGACCCGGCAGAATGAGTGATATCTTTTCCAAGAGTGTACGTTCCAGGAGAAGTGATTATCACAGGTCCGGTTATCTCCCCAGAACCAGACAGCATAACCGGAGGTTCAATCATGGATTGTATGGGTTGAATCGATTTTTGGGCCAATGATGAATCCAGGGGATTTTCTGGATTAAATCCCTGTAATTTTTCATACATTTTCATTGCATCAGGCAGACCATATCCGAAAGCCGAATCCCAGCCAGGCTCTCCTAGTTCCAGGGTTGTTGAAAGAAGCGCCTCTCTCATATTATCAGCCGGAATGGTGGGGAAAAGGCTCCATTCAAGGGCCATCAATCCTGCAATATGTGGAGCGGCAGCACTTGTACCTGGAAATTTTTTTGGAAATCCACCTGCACCGGAAACATCAATATTATTAATTCCGGTAATGTCCGGTTTATTTCTCACTGAACTATCCGGATATGATAAGGTGACAAAACCATGTGATGAATATCGTTCGATGGCATTTACTTTTTCAGGTGATATAGCAGCTACCGATAAAACTTTGGGAACTGTTGCCTGCCCAATTATAGAATCCTCAATAACCAGATGTTCCCTGGTGATGTATACCTTATCTTTTTGAGCATTTATGAAGATTTCAATATTTTTGTCTTCAGCTGAAGAATTTTCCTTTTTTATTCTGAGTTCACTCTGAACAAGTCTATTCCCATCATTTATGTAGGTGAATTTTTCTTCAGGAAGTGAACTTCCATCCTGGAGACGTTCACTCAGAGCAATCATTTCTCCATTTTCTTCAAGATACAGGTTATAATCATTTGAAGAGCGTCCATACATATCATCCCACTGTAAAAATGCAGAAAATATTCCTCCCGGCTGGATTGCGATGGGAATGCCTCTCACCATGTCAAATGAATGGTACCCCATCCCATCATTAGAAAAGCGTCCCTGATAATGGATTTCTGCATTGTTCCCTGCAGCACTGACAATAATCACTTCAGGATGTTCATCCAGTATCCGATTTAAATTTTTAGCAGTATATCCATCCTCAAAATAGGGAACTTGTAAAAACCCGACATCATCAACGATTATCCTGGCTCCTGCATCTATAAGAGATTCTACTGCATAAATAAAGTCATTTTTGG comes from Methanospirillum hungatei and encodes:
- a CDS encoding S8 family serine peptidase, which codes for MIINNLHMYDDYMGRTESIISETTNKTNEKRLTNLIKWIFIFFIIIFFIEPVPGAGNAYTIGDIILKTDQLRNLTRADGSGIGVGVISNGANGLIQAQQSGDLPENVIILMNGRGSEGTAMMEIIHDIAPGAPLLYHDFGGGAKNDFIYAVESLIDAGARIIVDDVGFLQVPYFEDGYTAKNLNRILDEHPEVIIVSAAGNNAEIHYQGRFSNDGMGYHSFDMVRGIPIAIQPGGIFSAFLQWDDMYGRSSNDYNLYLEENGEMIALSERLQDGSSLPEEKFTYINDGNRLVQSELRIKKENSSAEDKNIEIFINAQKDKVYITREHLVIEDSIIGQATVPKVLSVAAISPEKVNAIERYSSHGFVTLSYPDSSVRNKPDITGINNIDVSGAGGFPKKFPGTSAAAPHIAGLMALEWSLFPTIPADNMREALLSTTLELGEPGWDSAFGYGLPDAMKMYEKLQGFNPENPLDSSLAQKSIQPIQSMIEPPVMLSGSGEITGPVIITSPGTYTLGKDITHSAGSIITIMSSDVIIQGEGKRIEGISVQFIDNTPIDQNAILIQSPDFGKLKNVVIRDMVIEGTTNAIIGKQLDQLHIDSCTLSHNTIGIGLYGSNNSLIENCLLSGNSYKGLAIKDGSSNNLVKRNTIEKNLYGIDTVGSVNTILEDNIIQDNRREDIYTPKDSPPVIGPTIIPTRVIPCPDMNYDGICDDPNGTPQLTNVPATSSVPYSYSEEITMTTIYSHPTDHPTYYPTSHPTSCSYC